One stretch of Tepidibacter hydrothermalis DNA includes these proteins:
- a CDS encoding cupin domain-containing protein — translation MVEKVFHYSTGNNTVVEKIIMDENINYIHMIFNKEDGLPEHYSNSNVYMTVIKGILSIGLDEQEIHEYRRGDILEIPYNTKMNVKNLHDDVLELIVIKAPAPSHFSKINDKS, via the coding sequence AATAATACAGTTGTTGAAAAAATTATTATGGATGAGAATATAAATTATATTCATATGATATTTAATAAGGAAGACGGATTACCTGAACATTATTCTAATTCTAATGTTTATATGACAGTCATTAAAGGAATATTATCGATAGGATTAGATGAACAAGAAATTCATGAATATAGAAGAGGGGATATACTTGAAATTCCTTATAACACAAAAATGAATGTAAAGAATCTTCATGATGATGTTCTCGAACTAATTGTTATAAAAGCTCCTGCACCATCTCATTTTAGTAAAATAAATGATAAGAGTTAA